The genomic segment CTAACCCAAAATTTACACTGCAATTTAACCTGAGATTAACCCTGAAATTAACCCTGTGATTAACCTGGATTAACCTCcagattaacctgaaattaacctccatattaatccagaaactaatTCCGAGATTAACCTAAAATTAACTTCTAGACTAACCTAAAATTAACCACGATATTAACCTGAAATTAATCCCGATATTAACTTGAAATTTACCCTGAGATTAACCTGAAATTTACCTTGAGGTCAACACTGAAATTAATCCTGATATTAACCCCGAGATTAACATGAATTGCACCCTGAAATTAACCTCcagattaacctgaaattaacctCTGGATTAACCCAAAATTAACCTCCAGAATAACCCTGAAGTTAACTCCGAGATTAACCTAAAATCAACACTGAGATTAATCTGAAATCAACCCCAATATTAAGCCTAAAATTAACCCTGAGATTAACCCAAAATTAACCCTAACATTAATCTGAAATTAACCAGgagattaacctgaaattaaaCCTGATATTAACCCCGAGATTAACCTGATTTGAACCTTGAGATTTACCTGAAATTACCCCCGAGTTTAATCCTTGAATTAACCCAGAGATTAACGTGAATTTAACACCGAGAATAACTTGAAATTAACCCCAAGATAAACCCTGAGATTAACCCCTGAAATTAAGCCTGAGATTAACCTGAATTTAAACTCGATATTAACCTTGAGATTAATCAGAAATTAACCCTGTGATTAATATGAAACTAACCCCAAGATTAACCTGAAATGAACCCCAGgattaacctgaaattaatcCCAATATTAACTGGAAATTAAACCCTGAGATGGACCCAAAATTAACTCTGAAATTAAACCCTGAGATGAACCTGAAATTATCCCCTAGATCAACCTGAAGTTAATCCCACGATTAACCTGAATTTAACCCTGAAATTAACCTAgagattaacctgaaattaatgCCTAGATTAACATGAGCCTAAACCCGAGATTAACCTGAATTTAACCCTGGGATTAACCAGAAATTAACTCTGAGATTAACCTGAATTGAACCCTGAGATTAACCTGATAATTAACCCAgagattaacctgaaattaataCCTAGATTAATATGAGCCTAAACCCGAGATAAATCTGAATTTAACCTGGGGATTAGCCAGAAATTAACCCCTTGACTAACTGAAATTAACCACAATATTAACTTGAAATTAACCAGGATATTAACTTGAAACTAACCCTGAGATTAACCTGAAATTTACCCCAAGATTAACACTGAAATTAACTTCGAGATTAACCTAAAATCAACACCAAGATTAACCTGAATTTTACCCTGAGATTAACCAGATATTAACCCTGAAATGAACCTGAAACTGACCATGAGATTAATCTGAAATTAATCCCTAAATTAAACAGATATTTATCCTGAGACTAACCCAAAATTTACACTGAAATTTAACCTGAAATTAACCCTGAAATTAACCCTGTGATTAACCTGAATTAACCTCTAGACTAACCTGAAATCAATCATGATATTAACCTGAAATTAATCCGGATATTATCTTGAAATTTACCCCGAGATTAACTGAAATTTACCACAAGATTAACACTGAAATTAATCCAGATATTAACCCCGAGATTAACATGAATTGAACCCTGAAATTAACCTCCAGAATAACCTGAAATTAACCCCAAGTTTAATCCTTGAATTAACCCAGAGAGTAACGTGAATTTAACACCGAGAATAACTTGAAATTAACCCCgagattaacctgaaattaagCCTGAGATTAACCTGAATTTAAACTTGATATTAACCTTGAGATTAATCAGAAATTAATCCTGAGATTAATATGAAACTAACCCCAAGATTAACCTGAAATGGACTCCAGgattaacctgaaattaatcTGAAATTAATCCCAATATTTACTGGAAATTAAACCCTAGATGATCCCAAAATTAACTCTGAAATTAAATGCCAAGATTAACCTGAAATTATCCCCTAGATCAACCTGAAATTAATCCCACGATTAACCTGAATTTAACTCTGAGATTAACCCAAACTTAACCCTAACATTAATCTGAAATTAACCAGaagattaacctgaaattaaaCCTGATATTAACCCCAAGATTAACCTGATTTGAACCTtgagattaacctgaaattaacccagagattaacctgaaattaataCCTAGATTAACATGAGCCTAAACCCAAGATTAATATGAATTTAACCCTGGAATTAGCCAGAAATTAAATCATCATGACTAACTGAAATTAACGACAAtattaacctgaaattaaccaCGATATTAACTTGAAATTAACCCTGAAATTTATCCCGAGATTAACACTGAAATTAACCTTAGGTTTAACCTGAAATCAACACTGAGATTAATCTGAAATCAACCCCGATATTAACCCTGAAATTAATCATGAGACTAACCCAAAATTAACCCCGAGATTAACCGGAAATTGACACCTAGATTAATTTGTATTTAAATCCATGATTAACCTGAATTTTACCCTGAGATTAACCAGATATTAACCCTGAAATGAATTTGAAACTGAGCATGAGATTAATCTGAAATTAATCCCTAAATTAAACTGGTATTTATCCAGAGACCAACCCAAAATTTACACTGAAATTTAACCTGAGATTAACCCTGAAATTAACCCTGTGATTAACCTTAATTAATCTCAaagattaacctgaaattaacccCCAGATTAATCCAGAAATTAACCCCTAGACTAACTTGAAAGTAACCACAACATTAACCTGAAATTAATCCCGATATTATCTTGAAATTAACCCTGAGATTAACATGAAATTAACCTCCAGATTAACCCTGGAACTAACTGGGAGATTAACCTGAAATCAACACAGATTAATCTGAAATCAATCCCGATATTAACCCTAAAATTAACCCAAAATTAACCCTAACATTAATCTGAAATTAACCATGAGATTAACCTGAAAGTAACCCTTGAAATTGACCTGCAATTAATCCTAAACTCGCCCCTGAACTGCAACGCTGGGTCCCGATCCCTGTAATTACTTGGAATCCCAACATCAACCCCCCTGACACTTCGGcccctccctcccttcacccCCCCTGCCCATCCGGAAGGGtcgggggggggaaggaggggaaggTGATCCAGGATACCTACCCTCCAGCGGCTGCTGGCTGCCTTTGCTGGGTGCGTTGGGGACGACGTGGAGAGCCTGGGGCAGGGCAGAGTGCAAGGGCAGCTGCTCACACTGGAGTTTCTGAGCCCGCTCTTCCAGCTCAAACTCGGTGAACCTGAGGACAGGGAGGGCACAGGAAGATTCcgcagctcagctcagctcagggCCGCGACCGTGGAGCTCCgcgcctccccaccccctcaccgaCAGGGACCGGGGCCAGTTCCGCTGCATCTGATTCATCGCGGGTCTGGTAGCGACCCGGACGTGAATCCCGGAGGGCGGTCAGGAGGATTACTAATgagaccgggggggggggggggcgggtggtggGCCGGGAGAGAGGGCGGAGAAGGAGGACTCCCACAGACCACCGAGATCCATCTGGTCAGTGGGTTGAGgtggggtagggggagggggagatggggacgGACGGAGAAAGACGAGAGGCGTTTGGGGAGGAGGGCAAGTCTTTGCGCAGTTAACGGCAGGGTGGTCACAGGgtcggggagggggtggtgaggggccgtagaacagagggaccgagGGGCTCAGGGACACCATCCTTTGAAGTCTGTGTCacagggagatggggggggggtgtgttaAGAAGGTGTTGTGTTCACTtccctttattgctcagaccctTGGAGTGCAGGGAGTTGGGGATGTCACGTTGAGgtggtacaggatgttggtgagatctCTTCGGGAATActgggtccagttctggtctccccgttACAGGAAGGAGACGGTTAACCCGGAGAGGGATCAGGAGAGATTTCCCAGGACATTCCCGGGTACGGTCTGACAGAGACCGAttgggactgagatggggagacgTGTTTACGCCCAAAGGGTGGTGGGGGCGAGGGAGGAGGCTACGAGAGAAAGCACTCGGGAATAAAACCGGGAATGTTTCCAGGAAGAAGGTAGAAAGGGATCAATGGGAGAGGGCGGTGGGGGAGAGCAGGTTGGTGGGGCTGAGACGCCCCGATCCTGCTCCTGTTTCCAGTGTTCCGATGGGAATGACGCCCCACCCTGAATCCCGCACGGACCGcggctcccccccccaccctccctgatAGCGTACTTCTCTGCCATGTCATAGTAAACCATTCGGTCAAAGTTACTGACTTTGTTCCACTCCAGGACGGCCAGTTGGATCCCCTGCTCAGGGCTGAGCTGGGGCTTGCACTGGGAGAGGGAACGCAGGACAGGTctgtgggagagggagaaggtACACGGTCAATCCCACCTCACTGTCAGTGACCCCNNNNNNNNNNNNNNNNNNNNNNNNNNNNNNNNNNNNNNNNNNNNNNNNNNNNNNNNNNNNNNNNNNNNNNNNNNNNNNNNNNNNNNNNNNNNNNNNNNNNNNNNNNNNNNNNNNNNNNNNNNNNNNNNNNNNNNNNNNNNNNNNNNNNNNNNNNNNNNNNNNNNNNNNNNNNNNNNNNNNNNNNNNNNNNNNNNNNNNNNNNNNNNNNNNNNNNNNNNNNNNNNNNNNNNNNNNNNNNNNNNNNNNNNNNNNNNNNNNNNNNNNNNNNNNNNNNNNNNNNNNNNNNNNNNNNNNNNNNNNNNNNNNNNNNNNNNNNNNNNNNNNNNNNNNNNNNNNNNNNNNNNNNNNNNNNNNNNNNNNNNNNNNNNNNNNNNNNNNNNNNNNNNNNNNNNNNNNNNNNNNNNNNNNNNNNNNNNNNNNNNNNNNNNNNNNNNNNNNNNNNNNNNNNNNNNNNNNNNNNNNNNNNNNNNNNNNNNNNNNNNNNNNNNNNNNNNNNNNNNCCCTCCCAGCAGAGTCTGACAttgcctccctctctgtcccaggAGAGCCAGGGGATGCCGAGTTCCCATTGGGAATCGCGGATCCTTCAGGGATCCATCATGACGGCGACACTGGGATCTCCGGAGCACACCTTCATTGACAGGATCACCCTGGCAGCGATGGAAGATACCGGCTGGTACCGGGTCAATTACCAGCTGGGCCAGGCGCTGCCCTGGGGGCAAGGTCAGTCCCACACACCcccccgggggtggggagagacagggaactgtgcacggtgctccgagtgtgggtctgacccagggatagggagacgggaactgtgcacggtgctccgagtgtgggtgtgacccagggacagggagacgggaactgtgcacggcgctccgagtgtgggtctgacccagggggatagggagacgggaactgtgcacggtgctccgagtgtgggtctgacccagggatagggagacgggaactgtgcacggtgctccgagtgtgggtctgacccggggatagggagacgggaactgtgcacggtgctccgagtgtgggtctgacccagggatagggagacgggaactgtgcacggtgctccgagtgtgggtctgacccggggatagggagacgggaactgtgcacggtgctccgagtgtgggtctgacccagggatagggagacgggaactgtgcacggtgctccgagtgtgggtctgacccagggacagggagacgggaactgtgcacggtgctccgagtgtgggtctgacccagggacagggagacgggaactgtgcacggtgctccgagtgtgggtctgacccagggggatagggagacgggaactgtgcacggtgctccgagtgtgggtctgacccagggggatagggagacgggaactgtgcacggtgctccgagtgtgggtctgacccagggatagggagacgggaactgtgcacggtgctccgagtgtgggtctgacccagggggatagggagacgggaactgtgcacggtgctccgagtgtgggtctgacccagggggatagggagacgggaactgtgcacggtgctccgagtgtgggtctgacccagggggatagggagacgggaactgtgcacggtgctccgagtgtgggtctgacccagggatagggagacgggaactgtgcacggtgctccgagtgtgggtctgacccagggacagggagacgggaactgtgcacggtgctccgagtgtgggtctgacccagggggatagggagacgggaactgtgcacggtgctccgagtgtgggtctgacccagggggatagggagacgggaactgtgcacggtgctccgagtgtgggtctgacccagggatagggagacgggaactgtgcacggtgctccgagtgtgggtctgacccagggggatagggagacgggaactgtgcacggtgctccgagtgtgggtctgacccagggggatagggagacgggaactgtgcacggtgctccgagtgtgggtctgacccagggggacagggagaggggaagtGCTCCCGCTGTGTGTGATGTGAGTGTTTCCCCAGGTCGAGGTGATATGTTCGGATTAACCACGATGTGTCACAATGACACCTTCGGATACTTCTGCACAGGAAGGTAAAATCACGGATAACACGGgaggaacggggaaggggtttggggtccatggggggacggtgtagagcgggagggaacggggaaggggtttggggtccatgggggtcggtgtagagcgggagggaacggggaaggggtttggggtccatggggggacggtgtagagcgggagggaacggggaaggggtttggggtccatggggggacggtgtagagcggtagggaacggggaaggggtttggggtccatggggggacggtgtagagcgggagggaacggggaaggggttggggtccatggggggacggtgtagagcgggagtgaatggggaaGGGGTTCGGGGTCCacggggggacggtgtagagcgggagggaacaggGAAGGGGTTCGGGGTCCacggggggacagtgtacagcgggagggaacggggaaggggtttggggtccatgggggacggtgtagagcgggagggaacggggaaggggtttggggtccatggggactgtgtagagcgggagggaaggggaaggggtttggggtccacggggggacggtgtagagcgggagggaacggggaaggggatTGGGGTCCATGGGGActgtgtagagcgggagggaaggggtacagacttgatggaatATCTCCCTGACCTCTGTCCTGTGTTGTGCAGTGGCCTGGGATGTCATTACCTGCACAGGGAGAAGGGCAGGTGTGAGACCGATGTGTTCCTGGACGGATGCAGGATATATAAACCGCTGCTCAACCAGGTGAGGTTTATTCCGAGGGGTCACGGGACACAACACAATTCCTGGGCTTCCCTCTCAGACCTCCTTCCAAGGTCAGACTGAGACCCCAGTGATACATCCCCctcccaaagccctgtcccaccgtCGGggacagaggctgggaatcctgcagcgagtaactcccctcctgaccctccccccaaagccctgtcccaccgtCGGggacagaggctgggaatcctgcagcgagtaactcccctcctgaccctccccccaaagccctgtcccaccgtCGGggacagaggctgggaatcctgcagcgagtaactcccctcctgaccctccccccaaagccctgtcccaccgtCGGggacagaggctgggaatcctgcagcgagtaactcccctcctgaccctccccccccaaagccctgtcccaccatcggggacagaggctgggaatcctgcagcgagtaactcccctcctgaccctccccccccaaagccctgtcccaccatcggggacagaggctgggaatcccgcagcgagtaactcccctcctgactctccctctctctgccaccccctccctccctccctctctctccctcccccctccctgtgTATCCCCCCCTCCtgttatccctatttcccttcccGTCACAGAGCGAGTGTTGGAAAGTGGGGAACACCACCACCGGGAATCTCAGTGCGACCGGGGAGATTTATGGAGACAGCAGCCGATGTTTCTTCGCCAACTTGAGCCGGGAGGTGAGCCCGAGTGtcctggcccttcagcccatcccaGTCCGTGCTGGCCCCAAACTCAAGTGGTTCCCCCCtgccctgctcctggcccattccCCCCCCTACAAACCTGCCCTGTCTGTGCCCTTCCCCGAGTGTCTATTAAACACtgtcactgtccccacccccaccttcctcaggaaggtcatccCACACACGGCCCACCCTCTGGGGGGAGaaacatcacccccccccccccatgtcctttttaaatctctctcctcacaccttcattatctaccccccctcaccctccaacagaggggtcaactcccccaccccaggggaaaagaccttgtctatttaccctatccatgtccccctcgtgatgttataactctctagttctgggctcccccaccccaggggaaaagaccttgtctatttaccctatccatgtcccctcgtgattttgtaaacctctataaggtcacccctcagcctccgacgctccagggaaaacagctccctGGAGCTCACACCCTCCATTCCCGGGAACGTCCTGGGAAATCTCTCCTGATCCCTCTCCGGGTTAACCGTCTCCTTCCTGTaacggggagaccagaactggacccagTATTCCCGAAGAGATCTCACcaacatccagtaccacctcaaCGTGACATCCCCAACTCCCTGCACTCCAagggtctgagcaataaagggaAGTGAGCACAACACCTTCTtaacacacccccctccccatctccctgtgacACAGACTTCAAAGGATGGTGTCCCTGagcccctaggtccctctgttctacagcaccacaccccccctccccatctccctgtgacACAGACTTCAAAGGATGGTGTCCCTGagccccctaggtccctctgttctacagcacctcaccccccctccccatgtTTATCCAGCTCATACTCCATCTGCCCTCCCCCCAGCCCACTGCCCCGTTGTGATTGGAGATAACTGTCCCCTACACGCTGGGTCTTTACCCCCCCCCCCGCTGACCTCTGTGTCCTGCTGTGTCTCACCCTCTGTCCCTGACACAGGCTCCCTCTGCTGAGGTCATCCCTCCAGTCGGACGCTGTTACCTTCATCGGTGTCTCGGCCAGGACGTCTTCGAGGTCAAGGTTCAAGGGTCAGACTGGCTGCCCTGTTCGGCCGGGGCCAGCATCCAGGTAGGTCCCAGGTCAAAGGGCATCGGACGCCATTCAGCCCTCACTGAGATCAGGCTAACCCACCGAgagtctccctccctccttcagaACGGTCCCTCAGCCCTCACCGAGATCAGGCTAACCCACCGAGAGTCTCCCTCCCTCAGAACGGTCTCTCAGCCCTCACCGAGATCAGGCTAACCCACCGagagtctccctccctccctcagaacGGTCTCTCAGCCCTCACCGAGATCAGGCTAACCCACCGagagtctccctccctccctcagaacGGTCTCTCAGCCCTCACCGAGATCAGGCTAACCCACCGagagtctccctccctccctcagaacGGTCTCTCAGCCCTCACCGAGATCAGGCTAACCCACCGagagtctccctccctccctcagaacGGTCTCTCAGCCCTCACCGAGATCAGGCTAACCCACCGagagtctccctccctccctcagaacGGTCTCTCAGCCCTCACCGAGATCAGGCTAACCCACCGagagtctccctccctccctcagaacGGTCTCTCAGCCCTCACCGAGATCAGGCTAACCCACCGagagtctccctccctccctccctccctccctcagaacGGTCTCTCAGCCCTCACCGAGATCAGGCTAACCCACCGagagtctccctccctccctccctccctcagaacGGTCTCTCAGCCCTCACCGAGATCAGGCTAACCCACCGagagtctccctccctccctccctcagaacGGTCTCTCAGCCCTCACCGAGATCAGGCTAACCCACCGagagtctccctccctccctcagaacGGTCTCTCAGCCCTCACCGAGATCAGGCGAACCCACCGagagtctccctccctccctccctccctcagaacGGTCTCTCAGCCCTCACCGAGATCAGGCTAACCCACCGagagtctccctccctccctcagaacGGTCTCTCAGCCCTCACCGAGATCAGGCTAACCCACCGagagtctccctccctccctcagaacGGTCTCTCAGCCCTCACCGAGATCAGGCTAACCCACCGagagtctccctccctccctcagaacGGTCTCTCAGCCCTCACCGAGATCAGGCTAACCCACCGagagtctccctccctccctccctccctccctcagaacGGTCTCTCAGCCCTCACCGAGATCAGGCTAACCCACCGagagtctccctccctccctccctccctcagaacGGTCTCTCAGCCCTCACCGAGATCAGGCTAACCCACCGagagtctccctccctccctccctcagaacGGTCTCTCAGCCCTCACCGAGATCAGGCTAACCCACCGAGAGTCTCCCTCCCTCAGAACGGTCTCTCAGCCCTCACCGAGATCAGGCTAACCCACCGagagtctccctccctccctcagaacGGTCTCTCAGCCCTCACCGAGATCAGGCTAACCCACCGAgagtctccctcactgacagccAAGATAATGAGGATATAACGCGGGTGATAACCGTGCATAACTTTAATCTTCGTGCATTATAGTGAGCGTATTTGTCTGTGTCCGAgcgggtctgtgtctgtgagtgagcgTGTCTctgcgtctgtgtctgtgagcgtgtctctgcgtctgtgtgtgtgtgtctgtgagtgagcgtgtctgagtgtgtgtgtgtgtctgtgagtgagtgtgtctgagtgtgtgtgtgtgtgtctgtgagtgagcgTGTCTctgcgtctgtgtctgtgagcgtgtctctgcgtctgtgtgtctgtgagtgagtgtgtgtgtgtctgtgagtgagcgTGTCTGCAAGAGTGAGcgtgtctctgcgtgtgtgtgtgtgtctgtgagtgagcgtgtctctgcgtctgtgtgtgtgtgtgtctgtgagtgagcgtgtctctgcgtctgtgtgtgtgtgtgtctgtgagtgagcgtgtctgcgcgtctgtgtgtgtgtgtgtctgtgagtgagcgtgtctgcgtctgtgtgtgtgtgtgtgtgtgtgtgtgtgtgtgtgtgtgtgtgtgtgtgtgtgcgcgcgcgcgtgtctctgcgtctgtgtgtgtgagtgagcgtgtctctgcgtctgtgtgtgtgtgtgtctgagagtgagtgtgtgtctgagagtgagtgagcgtgtgtgcgTCAGTGAGTGTGCGTCTGTGAGTGTGCACGTGTTTGTGCCTGTTTGCAcatgtccctgtctgtctgtctgtgtcacacactgtgcccacacctcaCCCCATGTGTTTAGGTACCAGGGTACCACGGGCAGCTCTCCTGTCCCAGGGGAAGGCTCTGCCAGACGGGGACTGGCGAGGGAGAGGAGCGAACAACAGAGAACACCCTCCTGGGGTCCCCGAGCCCCGGATCCCGGCCCCTGGAACCCACTGACAGCCCCCGGCCCTGGGTGAGAGTGACGGTCTGGTTGGCGGTCAGTGGGAGTGCAGGCTGCAGCCGGATGGAGGACGATGGGGAAGCAGAGGAGGGGATAGGGAGCCTGGTCAAGAGCACCAACATTCCCAGGTAACGgagggttggtgctgagggagtgggcactgtcggagggtcagtgctgagggagcgggcactgtcggagggtcagtgcagagggagtgccgcactgtcggagggtcagcgctgagggagcgggcacggtcggagggtcagtgcagagggagtgccgcactgtcggagggtcagcgctgagggagcgggcacggtcggagggtcagtgcagagggagtgccgcactgtcggagggtcggtgctgagggagtgggcactgtcggagggtcagtgctgagggagcgggcactgtcggagggtcagtgctgagggagtgccgcactgtcggagggtcagcgctgagggagcgggcacggtcggagggtcagtgcagagggagtgccgcactgtcggagggtcagcgctgagggagcgggcacggtcggagggtcagtgcagagggagtgccgcactgtcggagggtcagtgctgagggagtgggcactgtcggagggtcagtgctgagggagcgggccctgtcggagggtcagtgctgagggagcgggccctgtcggagggtcagtgcagagggagcgggccctgtcggagggtcagcgcagagggagcgggccctgtcggagggtcagcgcagagggagcgggccctgtcggagggtcagcgcagagggagcgggccctgtcggagggtcagcgcagagggagcgggcactgtcggagggtcagcgcagagggagcgggcactgtcggagggtcagtgctgagggagtgggccctgtcggagggacAGGGAGGtgtgtgggatcctgctgtgcctCCCTACCCCCtgtctgtctccccctccccccctccagg from the Hemiscyllium ocellatum isolate sHemOce1 unplaced genomic scaffold, sHemOce1.pat.X.cur. scaffold_2914_pat_ctg1, whole genome shotgun sequence genome contains:
- the LOC132812700 gene encoding ciliated left-right organizer metallopeptidase; the encoded protein is MPSSHWESRILQGSIMTATLGSPEHTFIDRITLAAMEDTGWYRVNYQLGQALPWGQGRGDMFGLTTMCHNDTFGYFCTGSGLGCHYLHREKGRCETDVFLDGCRIYKPLLNQSECWKVGNTTTGNLSATGEIYGDSSRCFFANLSREAPSAEVIPPVGRCYLHRCLGQDVFEVKVQGSDWLPCSAGASIQVPGYHGQLSCPRGRLCQTGTGEGEERTTENTLLGSPSPGSRPLEPTDSPRPWVRVTVWLAVSGSAGCSRMEDDGEAEEGIGSLVKSTNIPRCQVRDPRLCSPSEVCFELVEYSGCCRFTVPFLLGLLTHSLRQGKLHLLTTQGNCTAISIR